The Sorangiineae bacterium MSr11367 genome window below encodes:
- a CDS encoding serine/threonine-protein kinase, with the protein MPSACNNSEDIEAFLSGKLSVDEGRRLEQHVDHCSECRVLIGALGRGSSLITQPTAHVRPDAAHDAAAPIRIGERVGRYVIVDWLGEGGMGVVYAAHDPELDRTVALKLLRQGASDTDVDHGERLLREARAMARVGHPNVVAVFDTGFHGERIFIAMERVEGPTLREWLKMQRRTWQEIVRMFVQAGRGLLAAHAAGFVHRDFKPENVLIGADGRARVTDFGLARADGPSPQSHRSGADGIVEFDRSIAFGTPAYMAPEQLRFEHADARSDQFAFAVALHEGLYGRRPFAGTSLPELCEAIMAGRIGEAPRGSGAPQWLRRALIRALHGDARERYASMEPLLDALERNPYARWRGRGIALGCALALAAGVWGVKTTRAAPEPRCQDAAQKLVGVWDEARKRTVHDAFVATGADYAEQSFRTVSQALDAYARDWTRGRTDACEATWVRGEQSAERLDRRMACLDERLNEASMLTDIYARADVSTMQNAVVAAQSLTMPALCSDPSRLGPSALSPPEPAKAPRVEALRKRLAEIKELRDAGHPKDALGPATEVVTEALAVGYAPIEAQALFAHAELLALTGAPPKEAETALYEAAWAADRAHDDETRAQAWIKLVFVVGTRELRSADVPLLNAQAVAAIARAGAPRDAEYARRFTLATAYREQGRFGEARTELEAAVELARGHFGPESRQMAKAVGDLGWSHMMLGEDQAAREHFQRSLEMTERLLGPTHPDMAKALNALGVLAAKQENFAEAETFERRAVSILEKAHGAVHPDVAAYFDNLADTLREEKKYAESLAMHTRALGIYEQIFGPEHAELVSSLLGIGHTQLDAGNRPAAIAAFERALRLHGEGGDPLWRADTQLLLAEALDRRERRRARTLAIAARDVYRKDATGNAVQLKEAEDWLAKNP; encoded by the coding sequence ATGCCATCTGCATGCAACAATTCCGAAGACATCGAAGCTTTTTTGTCGGGCAAGCTCTCAGTGGACGAGGGCCGGCGCCTCGAGCAGCACGTCGACCATTGCAGTGAATGCCGCGTGCTGATCGGGGCGTTGGGCCGCGGCTCGTCGCTCATCACGCAGCCGACGGCCCACGTGAGGCCCGACGCCGCACACGATGCGGCGGCGCCCATTCGAATCGGAGAGCGCGTGGGGCGCTACGTCATCGTCGATTGGCTCGGCGAGGGCGGCATGGGCGTGGTGTACGCCGCACACGATCCGGAGTTGGACCGCACGGTGGCGCTCAAGCTGCTGCGCCAAGGCGCCAGCGACACCGACGTCGATCACGGAGAACGCCTTTTGCGCGAGGCGCGCGCGATGGCGCGGGTGGGACACCCCAACGTGGTGGCGGTGTTCGACACGGGTTTTCACGGAGAGCGCATCTTCATTGCCATGGAGCGGGTCGAGGGGCCGACGCTCCGGGAATGGCTGAAGATGCAGCGGCGAACGTGGCAGGAGATCGTCCGCATGTTCGTGCAAGCGGGGCGCGGGCTTTTGGCGGCGCATGCCGCGGGGTTCGTCCATCGCGATTTCAAGCCGGAAAACGTGCTCATTGGCGCGGATGGACGGGCTCGGGTGACCGACTTCGGGCTGGCGCGGGCCGATGGTCCTTCGCCGCAGTCGCACCGTTCCGGGGCGGACGGCATCGTGGAGTTCGATCGGAGCATCGCGTTCGGAACGCCGGCCTACATGGCCCCGGAGCAACTGCGGTTCGAGCATGCGGATGCGCGCTCGGATCAATTCGCCTTCGCGGTGGCGCTCCACGAGGGGCTCTATGGGAGGCGGCCCTTCGCGGGCACCTCGTTGCCCGAATTGTGCGAGGCCATCATGGCCGGGCGCATCGGCGAGGCCCCAAGGGGCAGCGGTGCGCCGCAGTGGCTGCGCCGCGCCTTGATCCGCGCGCTGCACGGCGATGCGCGCGAGCGCTACGCGTCGATGGAGCCGCTGCTCGATGCGCTGGAGCGCAATCCCTATGCACGATGGCGAGGCCGCGGCATTGCACTCGGGTGCGCGCTGGCCTTGGCCGCGGGCGTTTGGGGCGTCAAAACGACGCGGGCCGCCCCGGAGCCGCGCTGCCAGGATGCGGCGCAAAAGCTGGTCGGCGTTTGGGACGAGGCGCGCAAGCGCACGGTGCACGATGCCTTCGTGGCCACGGGCGCGGATTACGCGGAGCAGAGCTTTCGCACGGTGAGCCAGGCGCTCGATGCCTATGCGCGCGATTGGACGCGCGGGCGCACCGATGCGTGCGAGGCCACGTGGGTGCGTGGCGAGCAATCGGCGGAGCGGCTCGACCGGCGCATGGCCTGCCTCGACGAGCGCCTCAACGAGGCGAGTATGCTCACGGACATTTATGCGCGCGCGGACGTGAGCACCATGCAGAACGCCGTGGTGGCCGCGCAGTCGCTCACGATGCCTGCACTCTGCAGCGATCCGAGCCGGCTCGGGCCGAGCGCCCTTTCGCCGCCGGAACCCGCGAAGGCCCCGCGGGTCGAAGCGTTGCGAAAGCGGCTCGCGGAGATCAAAGAGCTGCGCGACGCCGGCCACCCCAAGGACGCGCTCGGGCCTGCGACCGAGGTGGTGACGGAGGCGCTCGCCGTGGGGTACGCCCCCATCGAGGCGCAGGCGCTTTTCGCGCACGCCGAGCTTCTCGCGCTCACGGGTGCGCCTCCCAAGGAGGCCGAAACGGCGCTTTACGAGGCGGCGTGGGCAGCCGATCGCGCGCACGACGACGAGACCCGCGCGCAAGCGTGGATCAAGCTGGTGTTCGTCGTGGGCACGCGGGAACTGCGCAGCGCCGACGTGCCTCTGCTCAATGCGCAGGCCGTGGCGGCCATCGCCCGGGCGGGTGCACCGCGCGATGCGGAATACGCGCGACGCTTTACGTTGGCCACGGCATACCGCGAACAAGGGCGGTTCGGTGAAGCGCGCACCGAGCTCGAGGCGGCCGTGGAGCTCGCCCGGGGGCACTTCGGCCCCGAAAGCCGGCAGATGGCCAAGGCGGTGGGGGATCTGGGGTGGAGCCACATGATGCTCGGCGAGGATCAGGCCGCGCGCGAACACTTTCAGCGCTCGCTCGAGATGACGGAACGCCTGCTCGGTCCCACCCACCCGGACATGGCCAAAGCGCTGAACGCGCTGGGCGTCCTTGCGGCCAAACAGGAGAATTTCGCGGAGGCGGAGACCTTCGAGCGGCGCGCGGTGAGCATCCTGGAAAAGGCCCACGGCGCCGTTCATCCGGACGTCGCGGCCTACTTCGACAACCTGGCCGACACGCTGCGCGAGGAGAAGAAGTACGCCGAATCCCTCGCCATGCACACGCGCGCTCTCGGCATTTACGAGCAGATCTTCGGGCCGGAGCATGCGGAGCTGGTCTCGTCACTTCTCGGCATCGGGCACACGCAGCTCGACGCCGGTAACCGTCCTGCGGCGATAGCGGCCTTCGAGCGCGCACTCCGGCTCCACGGAGAGGGTGGCGATCCTTTGTGGCGTGCCGATACGCAGCTTCTCTTGGCCGAAGCCCTCGATCGACGCGAACGACGGCGCGCGCGGACCCTGGCCATCGCCGCGCGGGATGTCTACCGCAAAGATGCGACCGGAAACGCGGTGCAGCTCAAAGAAGCGGAAGACTGGCTGGCCAAGAACCCGTAA
- a CDS encoding family 16 glycosylhydrolase, with translation MVKRWQKAPFARRSGVLMLLVLGAVAACSAGDDGEGDTKAQVTADGVEVTNVTITPSSGSAAARFTVKTSQSLRFNQIVLAVRDAEERNFDFSRQNDVTVDGTRTFEGTSGELANGDYSAWVAYTLDGSHWKSASAPITFAVGDTGSEKDAGAGTDSGPGKDGGTPTVDSGTTTPPPPPPPGKSLVFDAPFNDTSNWTVGRSSSYPGSTNPGDNKLDYISASNAPDSDGTFRATKRSDGKWDADLVTTEYSSKKFELKPGDELDATVTLGPELGAWPAIWTWGKDLSSGVQSGHGEVDLFEYHPDNVDLLELSNHVSDGHTDYRNSNNVKPGKPFDLKVIFGRSSVDWYINGASIFKDGKGVPANWTAYPIVNISVCAGQYHPAPPSSLSSMSYKVTNFRVYR, from the coding sequence ATGGTGAAACGATGGCAGAAGGCGCCCTTTGCGCGGCGTAGCGGAGTGCTGATGCTCCTGGTCCTCGGTGCGGTCGCCGCGTGCAGTGCGGGCGACGACGGTGAGGGCGACACGAAGGCTCAGGTCACCGCCGACGGCGTTGAGGTCACGAATGTCACCATCACCCCCAGCAGTGGCTCGGCGGCGGCTCGCTTCACCGTCAAGACGTCCCAATCGCTTCGTTTCAATCAAATCGTGCTCGCGGTGCGCGATGCCGAGGAGCGCAATTTCGACTTTTCGCGCCAAAACGACGTGACGGTCGATGGCACCCGCACCTTCGAGGGCACCAGCGGCGAGCTGGCCAATGGCGATTACAGCGCGTGGGTTGCCTACACGCTCGATGGCTCGCATTGGAAGAGCGCTTCGGCGCCCATCACCTTCGCCGTCGGCGACACCGGGTCGGAGAAGGACGCGGGCGCAGGCACCGACTCAGGCCCTGGCAAGGATGGGGGCACCCCGACGGTCGACTCCGGTACGACCACGCCACCGCCGCCGCCGCCTCCGGGCAAGAGCCTCGTGTTCGATGCGCCGTTCAATGACACTTCGAACTGGACCGTGGGCCGCAGCTCCTCGTACCCGGGTTCGACGAACCCCGGCGACAACAAGCTCGATTACATCTCGGCGAGCAATGCCCCCGACAGCGATGGGACGTTTCGCGCCACCAAGCGTTCCGACGGCAAGTGGGACGCGGACCTGGTCACCACCGAATACAGCTCCAAGAAATTCGAACTAAAGCCCGGCGATGAACTCGACGCCACCGTCACCCTCGGGCCGGAATTGGGCGCGTGGCCGGCCATTTGGACCTGGGGCAAAGACCTTTCCTCGGGCGTCCAGTCTGGTCACGGAGAGGTGGACCTGTTCGAATACCACCCGGACAACGTGGATCTGCTCGAGCTTTCGAACCACGTTTCCGACGGGCACACGGACTACCGGAACTCGAACAACGTCAAGCCGGGCAAACCCTTCGATTTGAAGGTCATTTTCGGACGTTCTTCGGTGGACTGGTACATCAACGGCGCCTCCATCTTCAAGGACGGCAAGGGTGTTCCCGCCAACTGGACCGCCTACCCGATCGTGAACATCTCGGTCTGCGCGGGGCAATACCACCCGGCGCCGCCGTCGTCCCTCTCGTCGATGTCGTACAAAGTCACGAATTTCCGCGTGTACCGATAA
- a CDS encoding VCBS repeat-containing protein: MRDMAVSRNAVFFLVGGSILHAACGAPPSPSSSSPSPSLSSSSSPRPAQEGGQPASHVNGLPIGPPRAVTFTDVATSSGLAAVRKDVSDFFDIHSDDYDADGWPDIFISDHKTRHRLAMNDRTGGFVNQPLPASDAQVWSFMAVDFNNDGRLDLSTNWDSASIKVYRNDGGRTFTNLSASQSYESQANGMAWADWNADGIPDYMVSGFFGNRLYLGRSGGGFSKVTSPAIPTQYAQASLYFADLDGDHFPDVLIQPTNAAVGAGIFKPEVEHTTKVLFNKGIAGAGAGFHPGVSNGLEGCPGPAIALGDYDLDGDLDLFCAGSAPGGVTQPRKTFRVRLFENQGNGTFVDVTGAAGLPTGDKTVNEYRVLYAQSVFADFDNDGRLDILWIEPEPGGIRLFQNMGGGSFQNVGAAAGLDAYRHDVPRFMVTDFDRDGALDIVTMVGTAAPKLSLLKNEVQGTSWLDVTLEGSSLKTAANSKIHIYEAGHLGDPAHRVGYREVLLAYSHRAPLAQHFAALPGTKYDVRVQFWPERTVVDVHDLAGGQRVRIRATGGCDSF, encoded by the coding sequence ATGCGCGACATGGCCGTTTCACGCAACGCGGTGTTTTTCCTCGTCGGCGGCAGCATCCTTCACGCCGCGTGCGGCGCGCCCCCCTCGCCGTCTTCTTCATCGCCCTCGCCGTCTCTTTCGTCGTCGTCGTCACCTAGGCCGGCGCAGGAGGGTGGGCAGCCCGCATCGCACGTGAATGGATTGCCCATCGGTCCCCCCCGGGCCGTGACGTTCACCGACGTGGCCACGTCGTCCGGCCTTGCCGCCGTGCGCAAAGACGTTTCGGACTTTTTCGACATTCACTCCGACGATTACGACGCCGACGGCTGGCCCGATATCTTCATATCGGACCACAAGACGCGGCATCGGCTGGCCATGAACGACCGCACGGGCGGCTTCGTCAACCAGCCGCTCCCCGCCTCCGATGCGCAAGTGTGGTCGTTCATGGCGGTCGACTTCAACAACGACGGCCGCCTCGATTTGTCCACCAACTGGGATTCGGCGTCCATCAAAGTCTACCGCAACGACGGGGGTCGCACCTTCACCAACCTATCGGCATCGCAGTCCTACGAGAGCCAAGCCAACGGCATGGCCTGGGCCGATTGGAACGCGGATGGCATTCCCGATTACATGGTCAGCGGTTTCTTTGGGAATCGGCTGTACCTCGGCCGTTCCGGCGGTGGGTTTTCCAAGGTCACGTCGCCGGCCATTCCGACGCAATATGCGCAAGCGTCGCTTTACTTCGCCGATCTGGATGGCGATCACTTTCCCGATGTTCTGATTCAGCCGACGAATGCGGCCGTCGGGGCAGGCATTTTCAAGCCGGAGGTGGAGCACACCACGAAGGTCCTCTTCAACAAGGGCATCGCCGGAGCCGGGGCCGGCTTTCACCCCGGGGTGTCCAATGGACTCGAGGGCTGCCCCGGCCCAGCCATTGCACTCGGGGATTATGACCTCGATGGAGATCTCGATCTCTTTTGCGCAGGCTCGGCCCCCGGTGGCGTCACGCAGCCGCGCAAGACCTTCCGCGTGCGGCTGTTCGAGAATCAGGGCAATGGCACCTTCGTCGACGTCACCGGCGCCGCCGGCCTCCCCACCGGAGACAAGACGGTCAACGAGTACCGCGTTCTCTACGCGCAATCCGTCTTTGCCGATTTCGACAACGATGGGCGCTTGGACATTCTCTGGATCGAGCCCGAACCCGGCGGCATTCGCCTTTTTCAGAACATGGGCGGAGGCTCCTTCCAGAACGTCGGCGCCGCCGCCGGGCTCGATGCGTACCGGCACGATGTACCGCGCTTTATGGTCACCGACTTCGATCGCGACGGGGCGCTCGACATCGTCACCATGGTCGGCACCGCGGCGCCCAAGCTCTCGCTTTTGAAGAACGAGGTGCAAGGCACCTCGTGGCTCGACGTCACGTTGGAGGGGAGTTCGCTCAAGACCGCCGCCAACAGCAAAATCCATATTTACGAAGCAGGACATCTCGGCGACCCTGCCCACCGCGTCGGCTACCGCGAGGTGCTGCTCGCGTACAGCCACCGCGCTCCACTCGCACAGCATTTTGCCGCGCTGCCTGGCACCAAATACGATGTACGCGTTCAATTCTGGCCCGAGCGCACCGTCGTCGACGTGCACGATCTCGCCGGCGGACAGCGCGTGCGCATCCGAGCAACGGGCGGCTGCGACTCGTTCTGA
- a CDS encoding cyclase family protein yields the protein MNTVTRPLLGMALSALSVVACVQASAAPKSPSGTAALSAADPKSAVPVSKWGADDEIGAANELKPALVVAATKLVKTGKTYQLGMEVNKSTPAFRHRNFRLITTNPGQEGGKTEGPNKFTYNDEHFEGWLGVGTQLNGLGHIGIDSTYYNANRARDFVDIEGVKKLGLEKTPPIVTRGVLLDMAAYYGTDVVKEGTAFSPSDIETVLKKENVTIQPGDVVIFHTGWLDLAGKDNARFLAGEPGINRAAAQYLAEKRVVAVGADNWALEAVPFEKGAGTFEGNQTLITKNGIYVLENLVTKDLAHDKVYEFLFVLGHPRYTGTTQSIINPVAIH from the coding sequence ATGAACACCGTGACTCGTCCCTTGTTGGGCATGGCCTTGTCGGCGCTTTCGGTGGTGGCCTGCGTGCAAGCGTCGGCCGCGCCGAAATCGCCATCGGGCACCGCGGCGCTGAGCGCGGCCGATCCGAAGTCCGCCGTTCCGGTTTCCAAGTGGGGCGCGGACGACGAGATCGGCGCGGCCAACGAGCTCAAGCCGGCCCTCGTCGTGGCCGCGACCAAGCTGGTCAAAACCGGAAAGACGTACCAACTCGGCATGGAGGTCAACAAGTCGACGCCGGCGTTTCGGCATCGCAACTTCCGCCTCATCACCACCAACCCGGGCCAGGAAGGCGGGAAAACCGAAGGGCCCAACAAGTTCACCTACAACGACGAGCACTTCGAGGGGTGGCTCGGCGTCGGCACGCAGTTGAACGGCCTGGGGCACATTGGAATCGATAGCACGTATTACAATGCCAACCGCGCACGCGACTTCGTGGACATCGAAGGGGTGAAGAAGCTCGGGCTCGAGAAGACGCCACCCATCGTGACGCGGGGGGTACTTCTCGATATGGCCGCTTACTACGGTACGGACGTGGTCAAGGAAGGCACGGCGTTTTCACCGTCGGACATCGAGACGGTGCTCAAGAAAGAGAACGTGACCATTCAGCCGGGCGACGTGGTCATCTTCCACACGGGTTGGCTCGACCTCGCAGGAAAGGACAATGCGCGGTTTCTAGCTGGCGAACCGGGTATCAACCGTGCCGCTGCGCAATACCTTGCAGAAAAGCGGGTGGTGGCCGTGGGCGCGGACAACTGGGCGCTGGAGGCGGTCCCCTTCGAGAAGGGCGCAGGCACGTTCGAGGGGAATCAAACGTTGATTACCAAGAATGGGATTTACGTCTTGGAGAATCTGGTGACCAAAGACTTGGCGCACGACAAAGTGTACGAGTTTCTCTTCGTGCTCGGGCATCCGCGCTACACGGGGACGACCCAATCGATCATCAATCCGGTGGCGATTCACTAG
- a CDS encoding NAD-dependent epimerase/dehydratase family protein, with the protein MNIFVTGASGFIGGSVAASLARDGHTVRGLVRNADKVKALSTVGIQGVVGSLDDRAFLIEQARWADAVINAADSDHRGAVEALIEGLEGSGKVLVHTSGSSIVGDASGGVFSDKIYDEDNLPEPTAHKAPRVAIDRLVLAGKDKGIASAVLCNTLIYGHGLGIGRDSVQLPRLVEHAKKAGVVHHIGPGTNIWSNVHIEDVVDVYKRVLEKKPRGAFMFVESGEASFKDMTDAIGRALGLGPAQPFPVEDAIREWGYEHASYALGSNSRVRGKRARTELGWQPKHTSVIDWISKDLTK; encoded by the coding sequence ATGAACATCTTCGTAACTGGAGCATCCGGATTCATCGGCGGCTCGGTCGCTGCAAGCTTGGCCCGCGACGGCCACACGGTTCGCGGGCTCGTGCGCAACGCAGACAAGGTGAAAGCGCTTTCCACCGTGGGAATCCAGGGCGTCGTGGGCAGCCTCGACGATCGCGCATTCCTCATCGAACAGGCGCGCTGGGCCGATGCGGTCATCAATGCGGCGGATAGCGATCACCGGGGCGCGGTCGAGGCACTCATCGAAGGTCTCGAGGGCTCGGGCAAGGTGCTCGTCCACACCAGCGGCTCGTCCATCGTGGGCGATGCATCGGGCGGTGTTTTCTCCGACAAGATCTACGACGAGGACAACCTGCCCGAGCCGACGGCGCACAAAGCCCCGCGCGTGGCCATCGACCGACTGGTTCTCGCGGGCAAGGACAAAGGCATCGCCTCCGCGGTACTTTGCAACACGCTGATTTACGGGCACGGTCTGGGCATCGGGCGCGACAGCGTGCAGCTTCCGCGACTGGTGGAACATGCCAAGAAGGCCGGCGTCGTGCATCACATCGGACCGGGCACCAACATTTGGTCCAACGTGCACATCGAGGACGTGGTCGATGTCTACAAGCGCGTTCTGGAGAAGAAGCCGCGCGGGGCGTTCATGTTCGTCGAGAGCGGCGAGGCTTCGTTCAAGGACATGACCGATGCCATCGGGAGAGCCTTGGGGCTCGGACCGGCGCAGCCTTTCCCCGTCGAGGATGCCATTCGCGAATGGGGCTACGAACACGCCTCGTACGCGCTCGGCTCCAACAGCCGCGTGCGCGGCAAGAGGGCACGCACGGAGCTCGGCTGGCAGCCGAAACACACTTCGGTCATCGATTGGATTTCGAAGGATCTCACCAAATGA
- the dkgB gene encoding 2,5-didehydrogluconate reductase DkgB, with the protein MTNTIPSMGLGTFRLQGEVVRQSVRDGLEVGYRHIDTAQIYENEADVGQAIAESGVSRSELFVTTKIWLENLGKEKLVPSLKASLDRLRTDHVDLTLIHWPSSDGKVPLAETLDALVQAKEAGLTKLIGISNFPIQLVEDTLKILDRSLVATNQIEVHPFLQNGKLRAFSAQKGIHVTAYLPLAYGKVMSDPVLQSIAAKHGVTPAHVSIAWLRQLGMAVIPSSTKKAHLKANLDAQKLVLDAGDMARIATIDRGERLVSPDFAPAWD; encoded by the coding sequence ATGACCAACACGATTCCAAGCATGGGTCTCGGCACGTTTCGATTGCAGGGAGAAGTCGTCCGGCAATCCGTGCGCGACGGACTCGAAGTCGGTTATCGCCACATCGATACCGCACAGATTTACGAAAACGAAGCCGACGTGGGCCAAGCCATCGCCGAGAGCGGCGTTTCGCGCAGCGAGCTTTTCGTCACGACGAAGATTTGGCTCGAGAACCTCGGCAAGGAGAAGCTGGTGCCCAGCTTGAAGGCGAGCCTCGATCGCCTTCGCACAGACCACGTCGATCTCACGCTGATTCATTGGCCGTCGTCCGATGGAAAGGTGCCGCTGGCCGAAACGCTCGACGCGCTCGTGCAGGCCAAAGAGGCAGGCTTGACGAAGTTGATCGGGATTTCGAACTTTCCCATTCAGCTCGTCGAAGACACGTTGAAGATCCTCGACCGGAGCCTGGTGGCCACGAATCAAATCGAGGTGCACCCGTTCCTGCAAAACGGCAAACTGCGCGCGTTCAGTGCGCAAAAGGGCATTCATGTAACGGCCTACCTGCCGCTCGCGTATGGGAAGGTGATGAGCGATCCCGTGCTGCAGTCGATTGCGGCAAAACACGGTGTCACACCGGCCCATGTGTCGATTGCCTGGTTGAGGCAGCTCGGAATGGCCGTCATTCCGTCATCGACGAAGAAAGCTCACTTGAAGGCGAACCTCGATGCGCAGAAGCTGGTGCTCGATGCCGGTGATATGGCCCGCATCGCCACGATCGACCGGGGCGAGCGGCTGGTGAGCCCTGATTTTGCTCCCGCTTGGGACTGA